CCGCCCTGTGCATTGATGAGGTCGATCTGATGTTTTCTGACGATGCGACCAACTGCCCGGACGGAGGCCAAATCCAGATAGGACGCAAAAGGCACATCATGACATTCAACACTTCCCAGTCTCTGGACCAAATCCCAAAGTAAAGAGCCCCTCCTACAGGCCAGATGAACCTCATGCCCTTTTCGGGCAAGGCCTCTAACGAGATAATAAATAGAATGGGTAGATCCGGCTACTCCGCCCTGGCACGTGGTGAAGAGTATTTTCATGGCATAAAAAAGGCGGCCTTCCATTAAGAAAAGCCGCCTTCTAAGATATTTAAAGTTGAGCGATTAATATCGGTAAGTATCCGGTTTAAATGGCCCGGCCACTGTCACTCCAATGTACTCTGCCTGCTCCTGAGATAGGGTTTCAAGCTCCACTCCTATTTTGGCGAGGTGAAGCGCTGCTACTTTCTCGTCCAAATGCTTAGGAAGCGTATAAACGGCATTTTCATAATTCTTCACGTTGGTCCACAGCTCTATCTGAGCCAGTGTCTGGTTGGTGAATGAATTACTCATCACAAAAGAAGGGTGTCCGGTAGCGCATCCGAGATTCACCAGTCTGCCTTCTGCGAGAAGAATGATTTCCTTACCATCAATATTATACAAATCTACCTGAGGCTTAATCTCCACCTTGGTACTTCCGTAGTTTCCATTCAACCAGGCTACATCAATCTCATTGTCAAAGTGGCCGATGTTGCAAACGATCGTTTTGTCATGCATGAGTTTAAAATGCTCTCCTCGGATGATGTCTTTGTTACCAGTGGCAGTAACAATAATATCTGCTCTAGGCACAGCATCCACCATTCTCTTTACTTCATAGCCGTCCATAGCGGCCTGCAGCGCACAGATTGGGTCTATTTCAGTCACGATCACTCTCACTCCTGCGCCACGCAATGAAGCTGCTGAGCCTTTCCCTACATCGCCATACCCGGCAACCACGGCTACTTTACCAGCCAGCATGATGTCTGTAGCTCTCCTGATCGCATCTACCAAAGACTCCTTACAGCCATATTTGTTGTCAAACTTCGACTTGGTGACCGAGTCGTTTACGTTGATAGCAGGCATTGGTAGTGTCCCTTTTCTCATGCGCTCATATAGCCTGTGGACACCAGTGGTAGTCTCCTCAGAAAGGCCATTAATCCCTTCTACCAACTCAGGGTATCTATCCAATACCATATTGGTAAGGTCTCCACCATCATCCAAAATCATGTTCAGAGGCTTACCACCCTCAAACGCGAATAGTGTTTGCTCTATGCACCAGTCAAATTCCTCCTCATTGAGGCCTTTCCATGCAAATACCGGCACACCAGCCTTAGCAATCGCCGCAGCAGCGTGATCCTGTGTTGAAAATATATTACATGAAGACCAGGATACTTCAGCTCCCAACTCCACGAGGGTTTCTATCAAAACGGCCGTTTGTATGGTCATATGCAAACAACCTGCTATGCGGGCTCCCTTCAGTATTTTTGAAGGTCCGTATTCTTCTCGTAAGGCCATCAGACCAGGCATTTCAGCCTCTGCCAACCTTATTTCGTTCCGGCCATATTCGGCCAGGTTAATGTCTTTTACTTTGTAGTTCAGCTTTTCTTCAATCATGACTCAATTTTTACAAGCGCAAAATTAATAAATTAAAAGTATTGGGTTGTTAATAGAGGAATGCTATTTCCTTCACATCGAAACGCCTGACGATATTGTTTGTTTTGACTGTAAGCCTGCCAGTATCGTCAATGCCAATAATTTCGCCTTCAAATATCCCTTCTTTATCCCGGAAAGAGTGGATTTCTCCACGCCACCTCATCAGCTTGTAATAGGCCCCAAGAAGGCCTCTGGTATCTCCTGATTTCAATTTCAGGTAATACTTTTCCAACTGCTGAATGATCTGCTCCAGTAACTCCTCTAGTTCGCAAGTCACACCACTTTCCATCAGAATGGAAGTGGCGGTTGCAAGAGGAAAGTGGGATTGATTGACATTTACGCCTATTCCTACTACCGCATCTGCTATCACACCACCTTCAATCATGGTCTCTACCAAAATGCCCGAGATTTTTTTATCACCCACATAGACATCATTTGGCCACTTCAATTCAACTTTGTCACTTACCCTTGGGACTAAGGCATCTACCACTGCCAATCCTGAAATGATATTTAATAGATATGCCTGTTTGGGCAAGAGTACTTTTGGTGTCAGATAAATGGAAAAAAGAAGGTTTTTACCGCGTTCGCTCAGCCAGGCGTTGCCTCGTTGTCCTTTTCCAGCTATTTGGTGTCCGGTGTGTAATACATGACCCTCATTAAGGGTTTCGCGACGGATTCTTAGCAGCAGCTCCTCATTGGTACTGTGACATTCTGGCAGGAATTCGAGCATTTTGCCTAGAAATAGCGGTTTGGCAAAGTATTTATGCAAAGTATATTAGTATTTTTGAAGATAAAGTAAGACTAAAAAATGATTGAATGCAGGTAAAAACAAAAGAAGCAATTAATTCCAGTAAATTAAGTGAACTGGTGGCGCAGGGTATGGTGGAGAAGAAGGCTTCTGATGTAGTGGTGATGGATCTTCGGGAAGTGAAAAACGCTGTAGCGGATTACTTTATCATCTGTTCTGGAAATTCTGATACTCAAATAGATGCAATTGCCGATTCTATAGAGGATGAGGTCTTTAAGCATTCTACTCAAAATCCCTGGAAAAGAGAAGGAAAAGAAAGCCGAGAGTGGATCATCATTGATTATGTAGATGTAGTTGCTCATGTTTTCAATAAAGAAAAGAGAAAATTTTACGGTCTGGAGGAGCTATGGGGCGATGCTAAAGTCACCCAGATAGACAAAGAGAACTAATTCACCTTCTGAGCGTTGTACGAATTAAACTTTTACAAATAGATAATGGCGGATAAACCGAGACAGAAAAACCCACTAATGGGTGGAAAGCCAAATAAACCCAACTATCAACTACTGATTATAGTAGGCTTGATTACCGTGGTTTTTGGATTTACATATTTCAGCCGTAGTAACACCACAGTTTCAATCTCTGATAAGCGATTTGAACAGATGGTCTTAGCTAACGATGTGAAAAAGGTCGTTCTCATCAAAAATCAGGATGAGGTGGAGGTCACACTGAAACCAGAGGCCCTGCAGAACACCAAATACAAAATAGAGTTAGAGGAACAATCCCCGTTTTCTACCAATAGCGGACCTCATTATAAATTCAAAATTGTAGACCCAACAATCTTCAATCAGAAGTTTAATGAGCTGATGGATAAACTACCCAAGGATCAGCAAATCGGGTATGAAGTAGACGAGCGGCAGGACTTTACCACCTTTATCTTCAACTGGGGATTCCTATTCCTGATCATCTTCGGGTTCTGGTTTCTGATGAGAAGAATGACAGGTGGTGGTGGCCCCGGTGGTCAGATTTTCAATATCGGGAAATCAAAAGCGGCACTTTTCGATGCTGAAAATAAAGTCAAAATCACATTCAATGATGCCGCCGGTCTTGAAGAAGCCAAGGAGGAAATCAAAGAGATTGTTGACTTCCTTCAAAACCCAGGGAAATTCACGACACTGGGTGGCAAAATTCCGAAAGGAGCCTTACTTGTAGGCCCTCCCGGAACAGGTAAAACCTTACTTGCCAAAGCGGTGGCTGGTGAAGCTGGCGTGCCTTTCTTCACACTTTCAGGATCTGATTTCGTGGAAATGTTTGTGGGTGTGGGTGCTGCCAGGGTAAGGGACCTCTTTAAGCAAGCCAAAGAAAAAGCACCTTGTATTGTCTTTATTGATGAAATAGATGCCATCGGCAGATCCCGGGGAAAGGGCCAAATGCCAGGCTCCAACGATGAGCGAGAAAACACCCTCAACTCTCTGTTGGTAGAGATGGACGGCTTTTCCACAGACTCGGGAGTAATCATACTGGCGGCAACTAACCGTCCTGATGTACTCGATTCTGCCCTGCTGAGACCTGGTAGATTTGACAGACAAATCAGTATTGACAAACCAGATATTATTGGCAGAGAAGCTATTTTCAAAGTACACCTGAAGCCAATCAAGCAGCACGAAAATGTGGATGCTAAAAAACTGGCAGCACAGACCCCCGGGTTTGCAGGAGCTGAAATCGCCAATGTATGTAACGAAGCAGCACTCATCGCTGCCCGACGTGACAAAAAGGCCGTTGATATGGCCGATTTTCAGGATGCCATTGACAGAGTCATTGGTGGACTGGAGAAAAAGAATAAAATCATCTCTCCTGAAGAGAAAAAAATCGTGGCATATCACGAAGCAGGTCACGCCGTGGCGGGTTGGTTTCTGGAGCATGCAGACCCCTTGGTAAAAGTGAGTATCGTGCCACGTGGTGTAGCCGCGCTGGGATATGCGCAGTATCTACCCAAAGAGCAGTTTCTCTATCAGACCGAGCAGCTCATGGATGAGATGTGTATGGCACTGGGTGGCAGAGTGGCAGAGGATTTGGTTTTCGGAAAAATCTCTACTGGCGCGCTCAGCGATCTCGAAAGGATCACCAAACTGGCCTACAGCATCGTCACTGTGTACGGTATGAATGATAAGATCGGGAACGTCTCGTTTTACGACAGTAAACAATCAGAATATAATTTCACCAAACCATATTCTGATGCCACGGCTGAGCTGATAGATAAGGAAGTGAAGAGCCTCATAGATCAGGCCTACGCCCGCACCAAGGAGCTGCTTAAAGAAAAAGGCAAGGAACTGGAGATCATAGCGAAGGAGCTGCTTGAAAAAGAGATTATTTTTCAGGGTGATCTTGACAGGCTGATTGGTAAGCGTCCTTTTGAGAATCAAACTACCTATGAGCGGTTTACTAATAATAAAAATGTAAACGACGAAAGGGATGAACAAGAGGCACTTGAAAAGCTAGAGGCTGAAAAAGCGAAGCAAGAAGAGCTGGCTAAGCTGAAAAGCAACGTAATCCAGGAGGTACAAAAAGAAGATGGTGCGGTAGACACCGAAACAGAGGAAGAACTGGAGGACAAAAAGCAGTCCTAAAAACATAAATACATTGCTTAAATTGGGAGCCCTAAAAGGCTCCCTTTTTTTATGGACTTACAGTTTTCTGATTTAGACCCTCAAAAAAAAATATACTTCGCCAGTGATTTTCACCTGGGAGCTCCAGATAGGATATCCAGCATGGAACGGGAGAAGAAA
The sequence above is drawn from the Marinoscillum sp. 108 genome and encodes:
- the ahcY gene encoding adenosylhomocysteinase, giving the protein MIEEKLNYKVKDINLAEYGRNEIRLAEAEMPGLMALREEYGPSKILKGARIAGCLHMTIQTAVLIETLVELGAEVSWSSCNIFSTQDHAAAAIAKAGVPVFAWKGLNEEEFDWCIEQTLFAFEGGKPLNMILDDGGDLTNMVLDRYPELVEGINGLSEETTTGVHRLYERMRKGTLPMPAINVNDSVTKSKFDNKYGCKESLVDAIRRATDIMLAGKVAVVAGYGDVGKGSAASLRGAGVRVIVTEIDPICALQAAMDGYEVKRMVDAVPRADIIVTATGNKDIIRGEHFKLMHDKTIVCNIGHFDNEIDVAWLNGNYGSTKVEIKPQVDLYNIDGKEIILLAEGRLVNLGCATGHPSFVMSNSFTNQTLAQIELWTNVKNYENAVYTLPKHLDEKVAALHLAKIGVELETLSQEQAEYIGVTVAGPFKPDTYRY
- a CDS encoding biotin--[acetyl-CoA-carboxylase] ligase; this translates as MLEFLPECHSTNEELLLRIRRETLNEGHVLHTGHQIAGKGQRGNAWLSERGKNLLFSIYLTPKVLLPKQAYLLNIISGLAVVDALVPRVSDKVELKWPNDVYVGDKKISGILVETMIEGGVIADAVVGIGVNVNQSHFPLATATSILMESGVTCELEELLEQIIQQLEKYYLKLKSGDTRGLLGAYYKLMRWRGEIHSFRDKEGIFEGEIIGIDDTGRLTVKTNNIVRRFDVKEIAFLY
- the rsfS gene encoding ribosome silencing factor, yielding MQVKTKEAINSSKLSELVAQGMVEKKASDVVVMDLREVKNAVADYFIICSGNSDTQIDAIADSIEDEVFKHSTQNPWKREGKESREWIIIDYVDVVAHVFNKEKRKFYGLEELWGDAKVTQIDKEN
- the ftsH gene encoding ATP-dependent zinc metalloprotease FtsH, whose amino-acid sequence is MADKPRQKNPLMGGKPNKPNYQLLIIVGLITVVFGFTYFSRSNTTVSISDKRFEQMVLANDVKKVVLIKNQDEVEVTLKPEALQNTKYKIELEEQSPFSTNSGPHYKFKIVDPTIFNQKFNELMDKLPKDQQIGYEVDERQDFTTFIFNWGFLFLIIFGFWFLMRRMTGGGGPGGQIFNIGKSKAALFDAENKVKITFNDAAGLEEAKEEIKEIVDFLQNPGKFTTLGGKIPKGALLVGPPGTGKTLLAKAVAGEAGVPFFTLSGSDFVEMFVGVGAARVRDLFKQAKEKAPCIVFIDEIDAIGRSRGKGQMPGSNDERENTLNSLLVEMDGFSTDSGVIILAATNRPDVLDSALLRPGRFDRQISIDKPDIIGREAIFKVHLKPIKQHENVDAKKLAAQTPGFAGAEIANVCNEAALIAARRDKKAVDMADFQDAIDRVIGGLEKKNKIISPEEKKIVAYHEAGHAVAGWFLEHADPLVKVSIVPRGVAALGYAQYLPKEQFLYQTEQLMDEMCMALGGRVAEDLVFGKISTGALSDLERITKLAYSIVTVYGMNDKIGNVSFYDSKQSEYNFTKPYSDATAELIDKEVKSLIDQAYARTKELLKEKGKELEIIAKELLEKEIIFQGDLDRLIGKRPFENQTTYERFTNNKNVNDERDEQEALEKLEAEKAKQEELAKLKSNVIQEVQKEDGAVDTETEEELEDKKQS